One stretch of Leishmania panamensis strain MHOM/PA/94/PSC-1 chromosome 29 sequence DNA includes these proteins:
- a CDS encoding hypothetical protein (TriTrypDB/GeneDB-style sysID: LpmP.29.2530), protein MSANTRAHVDHAHDVLRGIRRVRTTVQLQEAYDGLLAFLKTTRQQVETQAANSAAPGIKGSGGSSKVYLQVPSNPLTEAQAAMSQLRQVSLLCGAFCRRVEHLLRTTYTYADVDDATHHGLATVHVSTYMTQLTEELQRFNTPAVNRFLAAASETSVASTSPWPVSPVDCVLSYGIGDLFDYRLCRRKRAQTYLQYLLAQPQWSAAAITQVIVSLNETLSTPADPFSVCTGDEGVEATLFVTPLRDPISQTVIQIPARGETCVHLELFDVESFVQATQQRSFSTMDVGAPCPLCSRTVHLSSIRVDTQALEAMRSYERAAAATAVSSTSSAAPSPLTAECALEWNTDTRTVRVVRGGRGASTEASAVDEDQEEPATPLQGARDDAPEVVMKRRRIEIGGHVLYAD, encoded by the coding sequence ATGTCAGCCAACACCAGGGCGCACGTGGACCACGCCCACGACGTCCTACGCGGCATCCGCCGTGTCAGAAcgacggtgcagctgcaggaggcctACGATGGATTGCTAGCATTTCTGAAGACAACACGACAGCAGGTGGAGACGCAGGCGGCGAACAGTGCTGCGCCCGGTATCAaaggcagtggcggcagctccaAAGTGTATCTGCAAGTGCCGTCAAACCCCCTGACCGAGGCTCAGGCGGCTATGTCTCAGTTGAGGCAAGTTTCTCTCTTATGTGGGGCCTTTTGTCGTCGGGTAGAGCACTTGCTTCGCACTACTTACACCTACGCTGACGTTGACGACGCCACCCATCATGGTCTCGCAACGGTGCATGTGAGCACTTACATGACCCAGCTCACCGAGGAACTGCAGCGCTTCAACACCCCAGCTGTTAATCGTTttttggcggcggcgagcgagACGAGCGTAGCGTCGACGTCGCCCTGGCCTGTCTCCCCAGTGGACTGCGTTCTGTCCTACGGTATCGGCGATCTTTTCGACTACCGCTTGTGCCGTCGCAAGCGTGCACAGACGTATCTTCAGTATCTGCTGGCGCAGCCCCAgtggagcgctgccgccataACCCAAGTTATCGTCTCTTTGAACGAAACACTCTCCACACCTGCAGACCCCTTTTCGGTGTGCACGGGCGACGAGGGGGTGGAGGCAACGCTCTTCGTGACGCCCCTGCGCGACCCCATTTCGCAAACTGTTATTCAAATTCCAGCGCGAGGGGAGACATGTGTGCACCTGGAGTTGTTCGACGTGGAGAGCTTCGTACaggccacgcagcagcgctccttCAGCACGATGGACGTTGGCGCCCCGTGTCCCCTCTGCTCACGAACTGTCCACCTGTCGTCCATACGCGTAGACACGCAGGCCTTGGAGGCGATGCGTAGCTATgaaagagcagctgccgccacagctgTGTCGTCCACTTCGTCGGCCGCGCCGTCACCCCTCACTGCTGAATGTGCCCTGGAGTGGAATACAGATACTCGCACAGTCAGAGTGGTGCGTGGCGGGCGCGGCGCATCGACTGAGGCAAGTGCAGTAGACGAAGATCAGGAGGAGCCTGCAACACCGTTGCAAGGTGCACGAGACGATGCACCAGAGGTGGTTATGAAAAGGCGGCGGATCGAAATTGGCGGCCACGTGCTGTACGCAGACTAG
- a CDS encoding hypothetical protein (TriTrypDB/GeneDB-style sysID: LpmP.29.2540) — protein MRKNISLKEFSTTPTVSYMLSKDGHNVAAAAGTQDCSMNPPPQPLLAERPKQQQPAPDGDDAMYEME, from the coding sequence ATGAGGAAGAATATTTCCCTCAAGGAGTTTTCAACGACGCCGACAGTTTCGTACATGCTTAGCAAGGATGGCCAcaacgtcgctgccgcagcaggtaCTCAGGACTGTTCAATGAatccgccgccgcagccccTTCTCGCGGAGCGtccgaagcagcagcagcccgcgCCGGACGGGGATGACGCCATGTACGAGATGGAATAG
- a CDS encoding tRNA methyltransferase, putative (TriTrypDB/GeneDB-style sysID: LpmP.29.2550), whose protein sequence is MSRNQNRKGGSKRGRSDEWITDARYPADLQNKAFEAYYKDNVIPASEWKAFMSCLQTGLPMSIRFNCAVPQVNAVDTFITQYLSEVFESKRIPFFPAQRAIQFGVSRGDLKRKRVNRTLKKIISAMNEGGYLTRQETVSMLPPLLLQVEPGMRVLDMCAAPGSKTSQILEYLLSGNAERGVVVANDVNVSRLDVLHHQTNRAAGAHLHVIITNADATRFPLLPPAERFDRVLCDVMCSGDGTLRKSIDMWPRWDALQGANLHHSQILVLLRGMASCKSGGIVVYSTCSLNPVEDEAVVSACLAQTKGTFELMDPTPLLPGLCASPGMTSWTVTTRDLTTVLRTHEDAKTFMMAQTARRTFQYAPSMFANTELLAEQHIERTRRILPHSQDTGGFFVAALRCIVAVPEDARPRAESILDANGTPALMKPLSDGMRATVQKALMLPDTFPYDHLIVRNEEARNQKVYLANPDAILLSQKLGCRIVQVGSKVFESVVKYRNDTLRFCPDGVADLVPFLPSNFLVPVTPLLLLELTAETPMSYTDFSTKTGQLTEELPPSFVLTTSWPVGGPIYVAAERSTKLGKVVAHVADWQVTVCKLALNLPLVESVEEGQEDSDATRKDAAVPATDAAAQ, encoded by the coding sequence ATGAGTCGCAATCAGAACCGCAAGGGTGGCAGCAAGCGTGGCCGCTCAGATGAGTGGATCACCGATGCACGCTACCCGGCGGATCTGCAGAACAAGGCATTTGAGGCATACTACAAGGACAACGTTATCCCTGCATCAGAATGGAAGGCATTTATGTCCTGCCTGCAGACGGGGTTGCCCATGTCAATCCGGTTCAACTGCGCAGTACCGCAGGTGAACGCCGTAGACACGTTCATCACGCAGTACCTCTCTGAAGTCTTCGAGAGTAAGCGCATCCCGTTCTTCccagcgcagcgagcgatTCAGTTTGGTGTCAGCCGTGGCGACCTAAAGCGTAAGCGGGTGAACCGAACGCTGAAGAAGATAATCTCTGCGATGAACGAAGGAGGCTACCTGACACGACAGGAGACCGTCAGCAtgttgcctcctctcctgctgcaggtggAGCCTGGGATGCGGGTGCTGGATATGTGCGCCGCGCCGGGCAGCAAGACGTCACAGATCCTCGAGTACCTTCTCTCCGGCAACGCCGAGAGGGGAGTCGTGGTAGCGAACGACGTTAACGTGTCTCGCTTGGACGTCCTCCACCATCAAACAAAtcgtgccgctggcgcacaTCTCCACGTCATTATCACAAACGCAGACGCTACGCGCTTCCCACTGTTGCCGCCTGCGGAGCGCTTTGATCGCGTCCTGTGCGACGTGATGTGCTCCGGCGATGGAACACTGCGCAAGTCAATCGATATGTGGCCTCGCTGGGACGCGCTCCAGGGGGCCAACCTACACCACTCCCAGATACTCGTGCTTCTGCGAGGTATGGCGTCCTGCAAGTCGGGTGGAATAGTAGTGTACTCGACGTGCAGCCTCAACCCCGTCGAAGACGAGGCAGTCGTGTCTGCCTGTCTGGCTCAGACGAAGGGGACCTTCGAGCTGATGGACCCCACGCCACTGCTTCCAGGTCTATGCGCTTCGCCTGGTATGACTTCGTGGACCGTCACCACACGGGATCTTACCACAGTGCTGCGCACTCATGAAGATGCGAAGACATTCATGATGGCCCAGACGGCTCGCCGTACTTTCCAGTACGCACCGAGCATGTTTGCCAACACCGAGCTGCTTGCTGAGCAGCACATTGAGCGCACCCGTCGCATCCTGCCCCACTCGCAGGACACGGGCGGCTTCTTtgtcgcggcgctgcgctgcatcgtggcggtgccggaGGATGCACGGCCGAGGGCTGAGTCCATCTTAGATGCAAATGGGACGCCGGCGCTCATGAAGCCCCTCTCGGATGGTATGCGAGCTACCGTGCAGAAGGCGCTCATGCTGCCTGACACGTTCCCCTATGACCACCTCATCGTAcgcaacgaggaggcgcgcaaCCAGAAGGTGTACCTGGCGAACCCGGACGCCATTTTGCTAAGCCAGAAGCTGGGCTGTCGCATCGTGCAGGTCGGCTCGAAGGTGTTCGAGTCAGTGGTGAAGTACCGAAACGACACGCTGCGCTTCTGCCCAGACGGCGTGGCTGACCTCGTGCCTTTTTTGCCCTCCAACTTCCTTGTCCCGGTgacgccgttgctgctgctcgagctgACTGCAGAGACGCCAATGTCGTATACCGACTTTAGCACCAAGACGGGACAGCTCACCGAGGAGCTGCCACCGAGCTTTGTTCTCACCACCTCTTGGCCTGTTGGGGGGCCAATCTACGTAGCTGCAGAGAGGTCCACGAAACTGGGCAAGGTTGTTGCTCATGTGGCGGACTGGCAAGTGACAGTGTGCAAGCTGGCGCTGAACCTCCCGCTGGTGGAGTCCGTCGAGGAGGGGCAAGAGGACAGTGATGCGACCAGAAAGGATGCCGCCGTGCCGGCAACagatgcggcagcgcagtAA
- a CDS encoding RNA polymerase-associated protein CTR9, putative (TriTrypDB/GeneDB-style sysID: LpmP.29.2560): MAAAATTTSTTTTRALDEFHSGNVEAAQFILEEAAKSEHNVNELLSIHCLRATLAAMKGSMDVTSITAQLAPGEPVRLPVQSYLEGVAAMARGDLATARRRLETAVERCEGFGAALVCLAAVYYLTSQYEKSYAQYCYTLKMFGSDEAPSVVRVGMGLCAFRLQRLVDARRILERAIEVHPDDELAWLGLLAVYIDLRMLPQIHTAVVRLKHLMPQNTTVLLKVCDLAYFRSLEAGRLKSSMVRLRSLLRYVRQRASPEEMALVDFHEGRLLLVCGEVAAAQPLLESAVRANPNLLAARIHYARLLMYANRHADAETLLMEVNRTWPNEKEVLQMLAILATRAGRHSEALRYSHTLTMTVAQGDVNSWALAAVCSRLDTEHCKRICAHVRAVQRELNLPSSWKLSANLAILSGDVEAMQGIVDTELGAAFLMSNIAVDISYVPLLYNLALLLEKREPARARQLYVYLVKHCSTFAAPYYRLHFLAKEAGQLQQAVAWLQWLLKVHPMEATAQTCMAQLYMERSNVKEALAIFKKVNASELQLPVALAVGSTSLQACQQSSSQWPKLLASARSFYRDVLAKDPRNILAAHGYACCDGLERRGDAAEAMLNSVSEVTSLSTVSTSNVDAHRANVKMLSHGYKQAADYFARMPTRTSEQDAMYSFCMATEGRYTEALELMHTATLKAPSGDPMLVYNTALLHFMAFVDGLKGTRALTAAQGEALLAHLESGRRGATLLESIKGKYELMSRAKRYLRSISAYCERHCATVHALVEAGQQRAKELALSEEGWRRVFASHKAEQQRRQEEEELAEHHKAEERKLAEADVYARFRLSRIQQPAALLNADLLAATLADAMQDTMPEEGQSMALGEEEGELP, translated from the coding sequence atggcggcagcggcaaccaCGACaagcaccaccacgacgcGGGCGTTGGATGAATTCCACAGCGGTAATGTTGAGGCGGCGCAGTTCATActcgaggaggcggccaAGTCAGAGCATAACGTAAATGAACTTTTGTCAATCCACTGCCTGCGCGCTACCTTGGCCGCAATGAAGGGTAGCATGGACGTTACGTCCATTACTGCGCAGCTCGCACCTGGGGAGCCGGTGCGGCTCCCCGTACAGAGCTACCTAGAGGGCGTTGCCGCGATGGCGCGTGGCGATCTGGCCACGGCGCGAAGACGTCTGgagacggcggtggagcGGTGCGAGGGTTTTGGCGCCGCATTGGTGTGTCTTGCTGCCGTGTACTACCTTACCAGCCAGTACGAGAAGAGCTATGCGCAGTACTGCTACACACTGAAGATGTTCGGGTCTGACGAGGCGCCGTCCGTGGTGCGGGTAGGAATGGGTTTGTGTGCCTTCCGGCTCCAGCGGCTCGTGGATGCCCGCCGCATCCTCGAGCGCGCCATCGAGGTGCATCCCGATGATGAGCTCGCGTGGCTAGGCTTACTAGCGGTCTACATTGACCTTCGCATGCTGCCCCAGATCCACACGGCCGTGGTGCGGCTCAAGCATTTGATGCCTCAGAACACGACGGTCCTGCTGAAAGTGTGCGACTTAGCCTACTTCCGCTCCTTGGAGGCCGGACGACTGAAGAGCTCCATGGTGCGGTTGCGTAGTCTGCTGCGGTATGTGCGGCAGAGGGCTTCACCTGAGGAAATGGCGCTGGTGGACTTCCACGAGGGTCGACTGCTGCTCGTCTGCGgcgaggtggcagcggcgcagccaCTTCTCGAATCTGCCGTGCGCGCCAACCCGAACCTCTTAGCTGCCCGTATCCACTACGCCCGTCTGCTGATGTACGCCAACCGCCACGCTGACGCGgagacgctgctgatggaggTAAACAGGACGTGGCCGAACGAGAAAGAAGTGTTGCAGATGCTTGCCATTCTTGCAACGCGAGCGGGCCGCCACAGCGAGGCCCTTCGCTACAGTCACACCCTGACGATGACGGTGGCTCAAGGCGACGTGAACTCGTGGGCATTGGCGGCCGTGTGTTCTCGCCTCGACACAGAGCACTGCAAGCGGAtctgcgcgcacgtgcgtgccgTTCAGCGGGAGCTGAACCTGCCGTCTAGCTGGAAGCTAAGTGCCAACCTCGCCATCCTCTCAGGAGATGTGGAAGCGATGCAGGGTATCGTGGACACGGAGCTGGGAGCGGCCTTTCTCATGTCCAACATCGCCGTGGATATCTCCTATGTACCGCTCTTGTACAACCTGGCGTTGTTGCTTGAGAAGCGGGAGCCGGCACGCGCGCGGCAGCTTTATGTGTACCTTGTCAAGCACTGCAGTACCTTTGCTGCACCGTACTACCGCCTTCACTTCCTGGCGAAGGAGGCaggtcagctgcagcaggcggtggCGTGGCTGCAGTGGCTGTTGAAAGTGCACCCGATGGAAGCCACGGCCCAGACATGCATGGCGCAGCTCTACATGGAAAGGTCGAACGTGAAGGAGGCTCTCGCTATCTTCAAGAAGGTGAACGCCTCCGAGTTGCAGCTGCCTGTAGCACTCGCTGTCGgttccacctctctccagGCGTGCCAGCAATCCTCTTCGCAGTGGCCGAAGCTGCTCGCCTCGGCGCGCTCTTTTTACCGAGATGTTCTTGCCAAGGATCCCCGCAACATTCTCGCGGCCCACGGCTACGCGTGCTGCGACGGGCTCGAGCGTCGcggagacgctgctgaggcGATGCTAAATAGTGTGAGCGAAGTGACTTCCCTTTCCACCGTGTCGACGAGCAACGTCGATGCCCACCGCGCCAACGTGAAGATGCTCAGCCACGGCTACAAGCAGGCCGCGGACTACTTCGCGCGCATGCCGACACGCACATCCGAGCAGGACGCGATGTACTCGTTCTGCATGGCCACCGAAGGTCGGTACACAGAGGCCCTAGAGCTGATGCACACCGCCACTCTGAAGGCCCCGAGTGGGGATCCGATGCTGGTGTACAATACTGCCTTGCTGCATTTCATGGCCTTTGTTGACGGACTGAAGGGCACACGCGCCCTTACAGCGGCGCAGGGTGAGGCGCTTCTTGCCCACCTGGAGTCTGGGCGGCGGGGCGCCACTCTCCTGGAGAGCATAAAGGGCAAGTACGAGTTGATGAGCCGCGCCAAGCGCTACCTGCGCTCCATAAGCGCCTACTGCGAGCGCCACTGTGCCACCGTGCACGCGCTTGTGGAGGCTGGCCAGCAACGGGCGAAAGAGCTAGCGCTGTCGGAGGAGGGATGGAGGCGCGTGTTTGCGTCACAcaaggcggagcagcagcgccggcaagaggaggaggagttaGCGGAGCACcacaaggcggaggagcgcaAGCTGGCGGAGGCAGACGTGTACGCGCGCTTTCGTCTAAGTCGCATTCAGCagccggcggcgctgctaaATGCGGATTTGCTAGCCGCGACGCTGGCGGATGCCATGCAGGACACGATGCCAGAAGAGGGGCAGTCAATGGCGTtgggtgaagaggagggcgagtTACCGTGA
- a CDS encoding hypothetical protein (TriTrypDB/GeneDB-style sysID: LpmP.29.2570), with translation MTDTSAYGGLFQDPSYLSSDPDPRKTDPYDKKDAIPSRYLGKSMTVGGRVPPGQHPDAYFDKKFLTLASSEQNGGKPVGYDENKWCTTAKKQTKKPISDKEFRYSSYPERSTGPGSYYGCFQSRPYEYMTEPWDDGKSKKRRAAKPKEEEEPTHLPNIKTNPAKKGTYGYTGLLLSNPIYNDNWKDEHAAAEAERARKERKQGPAPKALGPPFHIPGVSHSYIDEMPNTGVSGVYAAYEAPADSAATKNRKAKKETRAVPTLVHERAFCGYANRIGEQGCLNPFPNVWVHPDEMQLSKSAQRKQAQEEAGRPPKGAGVWRPNSFEKTSVVSSCLRRFY, from the coding sequence ATGACGGACACAAGCGCCTATGGTGGTCTCTTCCAAGACCCGTCGTATCTCTCCTCTGACCCGGACCCGAGAAAGACAGACCCCTACGACAAGAAGGATGCCATTCCATCGAGGTACTTGGGCAAGAGCATGACAGTCGGCGGCCGCGTACCGCCCGGCCAGCACCCTGATGCGTACTTCGACAAGAAATTCCTCACTCTCGCCTCCTCGGAGCAGAATGGCGGTAAGCCGGTGGGCTATGACGAGAACAAGTGGTGCACTACCGCCAAGAAGCAGACCAAGAAGCCCATCTCCGACAAAGAGTTCCGCTACTCATCGTACCCAGAGAGGAGCACCGGCCCTGGCAGCTACTACGGCTGCTTTCAGAGCCGCCCGTACGAGTACATGACGGAGCCGTGGGACGATGGGAAGtccaagaagagaagagctgCAAAAccaaaggaagaggaggagccgaCACACCTGCCTAACATCAAGACGAACCCCGCCAAGAAGGGCACGTACGGCTACACCggactgctgctgagcaacCCCATTTACAACGACAACTGGAAGGATGAgcacgccgcggcggaggcagagagggcacGCAAGGAGCGTAAGCAAGGGCCCGCACCAAAGGCCCTGGGACCGCCGTTTCACATTCCCGGTGTGAGCCACTCCTACATCGACGAGATGCCGAATACAGGTGTCTCTGGGGTGTATGCGGCCTACGAGGCACCGGCTGATAGCGCTGCGACCAAGAACCGCAAGGCCAAGAAAGAAACTAGGGCTGTCCCTACCCTAGTCCACGAGCGCGCCTTCTGCGGGTATGCCAACCGGATCGGCGAGCAGGGTTGTCTGAACCCGTTCCCCAACGTGTGGGTGCACCCCGATGAGATGCAGCTGTCGAAGAGCGCGCAGCGCAAacaggcgcaggaggaggcgggtcGGCCCCCCAAAGGGGCCGGTGTATGGAGACCAAACTCCTTCGAGAAGACGTCTGTAGTGTCCTCGTGCCTTCGTCGGTTCTACTGA